The sequence GAATCGAGGGATTCTGGCCCTGAAGGGGGAGAAAGCGACGCCGTCAGGCTTGGGGCGCTGATGGGGGCGCTTCACGGCGCCTCCGTAAACAAGGCCACGTTTATCATCTCGCCGGAGTTCGCCTCCTTCGGCGACTGGGTCGAGCAGCTGATCGCTGAGAGCACCGGAAAGGAGGGAGTGGGTATATTACCTGTGGTAAACGAGCCTTTGGGAGATCCGAGCCTCTACGGAGACGACCGGTTTTTCGTAAAAATAGGGCTTGAGGGGGACACGGCTCAAGACTCCTTTATCGCCGATATTGAGGGGGCCGGCCGGCCCGTGGTCAGACTTTCCCTGTCTGACCTCTACGACCTCGGGGGGCAGTTCTTCCTCTGGGAGATGGCGGTGGCGGTCTCCGGCCACCTCCTCAAAATAAATCCCTTCGAGCAGCCGGACGTGGAGGCGGCAAAGGTCCTGGCCAAGGAGGCGGTTGCCCGATATAAAGAGGAGGGAAGGCTCCCGGAGGAGACTTTGACCGCTGCGGGTGACAACATAACCGTCTACGGGGGGATGACCGCGGCCGACCCGGGGATGGCGATGATCTCGTTTCTAGAAAACGTCAAACCCGGGGGGTACGTGGCGCTTATGGCCTACCTCAAGCCGGAAGAAGAGATAGGAAAAAACATGTCGCGTTTCCGCCAAAGAATCAGGGAGAGATTCGGGGTCGCCACCACGTTCGGATACGGCCCCCGCTTTCTCCACTCCACCGGCCAGCTCCACAAGGGGGACTCCGGCGGCGGCATCTTCATCCAGTTTACCGCCGACGACGAGCTGGATGTCCCGATTCCTGACGAGGCTGGGGGAAACGAGTCTAACATTACGTTTGGCGTTTTGAAGGCCGCCCAGGCGATGGGGGACATGAACGCCCTCACAAACGCCGGGCGAAAGGTCGTCAGGTTTCATTTAGGCGGGAACATAAAAGGGGGACTGGAGCTGTTATTGAGGGCGTTCTGACCCTTGCCGATTTGATCTCAACGGTCAAGGTCCGCCTTCCCGATCCTCTCCCGATGTCCCGCACCCGATGAAATGAAACCGCCCGATTTGAACCGCGAGCGGGGAACGGAAACCACCTTTGACATTCAGGGGATTGATCAAGTACAAAAGGAAATGCCCGCCTTAAAGGCCGGGAGTCAAGAAATTTTGGATCGAAGAGACCGCCGGGACCGCCCTTTAAAAATCCCGCAGGGTGAAAGGATGTCCCTCACGTTCTATAAAAATGGTCTAAAAAAATGGCCCTCTCAAGTTATCAAAAAAAACCGCCTGTCTTTTCACGGAACAACACTTTCCCAACCTCACACAAACCCCCACCCCTCATTTCAGAGAGACAAGCTTTTCCTTCAAGATCCTGACGTGTCCCATCTCCTCGATCACAACACTGCTGACCTTGTCCTTGCCCAGCCTGTCCGGGACCGCCTCGCGGATGCCGGTATAGAAGGCTATGGAGTCGTTTTCGAGTCCGATGGCGATTTTTAAAACATCTTCCATCCTCTCGGTACCCTTGAGCTTTT comes from Candidatus Zymogenus saltonus and encodes:
- a CDS encoding glucose-6-phosphate isomerase — translated: MKEGKKASFFTGDFQDELNRALHDMEREKVVSRIWGHDHMVWKPEPREITNRLGWLEIADAMMENVGEIVKFVEDVKSAGYTNALLMGMGGSSLAPEFFRKTFGVKKGFLDLAVLDSTDPGAVSGFADRLDIEKTLFIVSTKSGTTVETLSFFKCFYNLALKRLGAKRAGEGFIAITDPGSSLAEVAGMLNFRKAFLSDPNIGGRYSALSHFGLVPAALIGMDIETLLERAVEVASESRDSGPEGGESDAVRLGALMGALHGASVNKATFIISPEFASFGDWVEQLIAESTGKEGVGILPVVNEPLGDPSLYGDDRFFVKIGLEGDTAQDSFIADIEGAGRPVVRLSLSDLYDLGGQFFLWEMAVAVSGHLLKINPFEQPDVEAAKVLAKEAVARYKEEGRLPEETLTAAGDNITVYGGMTAADPGMAMISFLENVKPGGYVALMAYLKPEEEIGKNMSRFRQRIRERFGVATTFGYGPRFLHSTGQLHKGDSGGGIFIQFTADDELDVPIPDEAGGNESNITFGVLKAAQAMGDMNALTNAGRKVVRFHLGGNIKGGLELLLRAF